One Glaciihabitans arcticus DNA window includes the following coding sequences:
- a CDS encoding DUF2332 domain-containing protein: MSETADWYTRFATLEAHGQSAIYEEWAHGVAADPALLELIEQLPRLRRQPNLIFGVSRFLGAPVGPYGPWRDWTVAHWTSVYNDALVRLTQTNEARRCAVLLAALARIPGPLALLEVGASAGLCLFPDRYSYRFGDGELLHPLDGPSAVLLECDSSGPIIERMPRVAWRAGIDLNPLDVNSAEDSRWLETLVWPEQAERRARLLAAMDIVRADPPLLVRGDATDALAELAAQAPADATLVVMTSGTLVYLVRAERDRFASAVGALGARWVSLEAAGLFPALADQVVAARGPQLDGKFALSLDDDVLALAGPHGQFLDWL, translated from the coding sequence ATGTCCGAGACCGCCGACTGGTACACGCGCTTCGCGACTCTTGAGGCGCACGGCCAGTCGGCGATCTACGAGGAGTGGGCGCACGGCGTCGCTGCCGACCCCGCCCTGCTGGAGCTGATCGAGCAGCTGCCGCGCCTGCGCCGCCAGCCCAACCTCATCTTCGGCGTCTCGCGTTTCCTGGGCGCCCCGGTCGGCCCCTACGGGCCGTGGCGGGACTGGACGGTCGCCCACTGGACGTCTGTGTACAACGATGCCCTGGTGCGGCTGACCCAGACCAATGAGGCCCGGCGCTGTGCGGTGCTGCTCGCGGCGCTGGCGCGCATCCCCGGTCCGCTTGCGCTGCTAGAGGTCGGCGCCTCGGCCGGTCTCTGCCTCTTCCCGGACCGCTACAGCTATCGGTTCGGTGATGGCGAGCTGTTGCATCCTCTCGACGGACCAAGCGCGGTGCTGCTCGAGTGCGACAGCTCCGGTCCGATCATCGAGCGGATGCCGCGAGTCGCGTGGCGCGCGGGCATCGACCTGAACCCGCTCGACGTCAACAGCGCCGAGGACTCCCGCTGGCTCGAGACCCTGGTCTGGCCGGAGCAGGCGGAACGTCGGGCGCGCCTTCTGGCCGCGATGGATATCGTGCGCGCCGACCCGCCTCTGCTCGTCCGCGGCGATGCGACCGACGCGCTCGCGGAGCTCGCGGCGCAGGCTCCCGCGGATGCCACCCTCGTCGTCATGACCAGCGGCACCCTCGTGTACCTGGTGCGGGCGGAGCGCGACCGGTTCGCCTCAGCCGTCGGGGCTCTGGGCGCGCGCTGGGTCTCGCTCGAGGCGGCGGGGCTCTTCCCGGCGCTGGCGGATCAGGTCGTTGCCGCGCGCGGGCCGCAGCTCGACGGAAAGTTCGCGCTCTCCCTCGACGACGATGTTCTCGCCCTCGCCGGCCCCCACGGCCAGTTCCTCGACTGGCTCTAG
- a CDS encoding HtaA domain-containing protein: MSTLSALSSRARTVVASLITALLVVGGISLAPTAAIAADAPTISVSKSTGLNPLGDTITVTGTGFLPSTDTNGARPPLAGKFSGAYVVFGKYPDNWKPSAGVSSSLRKNGATKWAVLAEDVETIGGAAGGAVTLNADGSFTAEITVAKGFTGEPATGNYGIYTYGGSGAVVPAFETFTPISFQAPPAVTVSKTSNISPAGETITVTGTGFVPGVSTSGTRPPLAGKFSGAYAVFGKYPDAWKPSAGVSSTLRKNGATKWAVPAEDLATIGGAGAGAVTLNADGSFTAELLVKPGFTGEPATGNYGIYTYGGSGATAPAFETFTPISFSAAPTIVVSKTTGLEALGETITVTGYNFLPDGTVSNGTRPPLLNTFSGAYAVYGKYPDAWKPSAGVSSALRKNGATKWAVPAADVETIGGAAGGAVTLNPDGSFTAEITVAKGFTGEPATGTYGIYTYGGSGAVVPAFETFTPIAFKAPPAVTVSKTSNISPAGETITVTGTGFVPGVNTTGTRPPLLNTFSGAYAVFAKYPDAWKPSAGVASSLRKNGSAKWAVLAEDVTPIGGAAAGAVILNPDGTFTAELTVKKGYANEPLIGNYGIYTYGGSGALAPAFETFTPISFSTAPTLGVSKTTGLNPEGETVTVTGYNFLPDGTVTNGTRPPLAGSFAGAYAVFAKYPENWKPSAGVASALRKNGSAKWAVPAESFDAVGGANAGAVTLDPDGSFTAEVLVKPGYTGEPAIGNYGIYSYGGSGATVAAFETYTPISFAAAVSTATTITVTPSTLVEGGTATLSAQVSPVAAGSVVFTSGASTLATVPTNLSGVATFDVAPLPVGDVSYTATFVPNSVLLFSGSADTEAVTIAPKTVGAGSLSWGIKQSFRDYVTGTIAKGSILTTGVTSTGGSFGFGQTTGGTWTELTGLGSSNYSGSVRFIGHNGLLDVSIANPTVRIESASSATLLVSVNGGQPIEFATMDLSAGIRSTPNNAVRYAEVPAVLTAAGAAVFAYNGQAFYPAGTAIDPLSFTIGTAGTTPVPPTAVTPKITLATSPASSVFVGKPVTLRASVAPTAAGIVYFRNGSTALGSAAVNASGLATLTLPSLAAGSYSFTAAFAPTDVERFTTASSSAIGFTVNKLVVSQPGSLTWGVKASLRDYVLGGGSIATSAGAGTSGGAFIFPQAGGTFDHATATGSAGYSGRVTFDYPAHKFSIGLSNPRVAITSASNGLLIADVTFNGSTTSGVTFANLRFGAANHTTVGATTTFSNVTASLTAAGAATFAGFYQAGDALDPMSFVIGKASSGFSGSSQDSEEEEWVAPLTPPATTGIESASSEYEVGATFTGRASGFQPNEEDIRVVLYSTPVILAEGIVADPAGVVRWSGTLPAGLEGEHTVTFQGSVSRGIPITITAPEVTTLEGCDVQDAAITWGFKESFRSYISGSIANGEWTVADGATYAVPNFGFADGTGIYNAGSGGGLVTFEGSIRFTGHDGLLDTTVSNPQFKLISASSAVLLLDISGETQDGATVDAAGVEFVTLDLAAATVTNENGIVTITDAPTELTTAGSDAFGTYDAGEPFDALTVSFSTPADCAVAAPAEPSTVEDGPITDDAPNLSWLLWLIVPFVLIGGIVVPMVVWRRRQLKQR; the protein is encoded by the coding sequence GTGAGCACCCTCTCTGCCCTGTCGTCGCGCGCGCGCACCGTCGTCGCCTCGCTGATCACCGCCCTGCTCGTCGTCGGAGGCATCTCTCTTGCCCCTACTGCAGCCATCGCTGCTGACGCTCCCACGATCTCGGTGTCGAAGTCGACGGGCCTCAACCCGCTCGGCGACACCATCACGGTCACGGGCACGGGGTTCCTTCCCAGCACGGACACCAACGGCGCGCGCCCGCCGCTCGCGGGCAAGTTCTCCGGCGCGTACGTCGTTTTCGGCAAGTACCCGGACAACTGGAAGCCGAGCGCGGGTGTCTCATCGAGCCTGCGTAAGAATGGCGCGACCAAGTGGGCCGTGCTCGCTGAAGACGTCGAGACCATCGGTGGTGCTGCGGGCGGCGCCGTCACGCTCAACGCCGACGGATCCTTCACTGCCGAGATCACCGTGGCGAAAGGCTTCACGGGCGAGCCCGCGACCGGAAACTACGGCATCTACACCTACGGCGGATCCGGTGCTGTCGTCCCCGCCTTCGAGACCTTCACGCCGATCAGCTTCCAGGCGCCGCCCGCCGTCACCGTTTCCAAGACCAGCAACATCAGCCCCGCCGGTGAGACGATCACCGTGACGGGCACCGGTTTCGTGCCCGGTGTGAGCACCTCCGGCACGCGCCCACCGCTCGCGGGCAAGTTCTCCGGCGCGTACGCCGTCTTCGGCAAATACCCGGACGCCTGGAAGCCCAGTGCGGGAGTCTCGAGCACGCTGCGCAAGAACGGCGCCACCAAGTGGGCCGTGCCCGCCGAGGACCTCGCGACGATCGGCGGCGCCGGAGCCGGTGCGGTCACCCTGAACGCCGACGGCTCGTTCACCGCTGAACTGCTCGTCAAGCCAGGCTTCACCGGGGAGCCCGCAACGGGCAACTACGGCATCTACACCTACGGCGGATCCGGTGCGACCGCTCCCGCCTTCGAGACGTTCACCCCGATCAGCTTCTCGGCCGCTCCCACCATCGTCGTTTCGAAGACGACCGGCCTCGAGGCGCTCGGGGAGACGATCACCGTTACCGGCTACAACTTCCTGCCCGACGGGACCGTTTCCAACGGAACTCGCCCGCCCCTGCTGAACACTTTCTCCGGCGCATATGCCGTCTACGGCAAGTACCCGGACGCCTGGAAGCCGAGCGCGGGAGTCTCCTCCGCGCTGCGCAAGAACGGTGCCACCAAGTGGGCCGTGCCCGCCGCTGACGTCGAGACGATCGGCGGGGCCGCGGGCGGCGCCGTAACCCTGAACCCCGACGGATCCTTTACCGCCGAGATCACCGTCGCCAAGGGATTCACGGGCGAGCCCGCGACCGGCACCTACGGCATCTACACCTACGGCGGATCCGGGGCGGTGGTCCCCGCGTTCGAGACCTTCACCCCGATCGCGTTCAAGGCACCGCCGGCTGTCACCGTTTCCAAGACGAGCAACATCAGTCCCGCCGGTGAGACGATCACCGTGACCGGCACCGGGTTCGTTCCCGGTGTGAACACCACGGGGACCCGTCCGCCGCTGCTGAACACGTTCTCGGGTGCCTACGCCGTGTTCGCGAAGTACCCGGACGCCTGGAAGCCCAGCGCCGGCGTGGCGAGCTCACTGCGCAAGAACGGCTCCGCCAAGTGGGCCGTCCTCGCGGAAGACGTGACCCCGATCGGTGGGGCTGCGGCCGGTGCCGTCATCCTGAACCCGGATGGCACGTTCACCGCCGAGCTCACGGTCAAGAAGGGTTATGCGAACGAGCCCCTCATCGGCAACTACGGCATCTACACCTACGGGGGGTCGGGTGCCCTGGCTCCCGCCTTCGAGACCTTCACGCCGATCAGCTTCTCGACGGCGCCGACACTTGGCGTCTCGAAGACGACCGGCCTCAACCCCGAGGGCGAGACGGTCACCGTCACCGGCTACAACTTCCTGCCCGACGGCACGGTCACCAACGGCACGCGCCCGCCGCTCGCGGGCAGCTTCGCCGGTGCGTATGCGGTCTTCGCGAAGTACCCGGAGAACTGGAAGCCCAGCGCCGGTGTGGCGAGCGCACTGCGCAAGAACGGTTCTGCCAAGTGGGCCGTGCCCGCCGAGTCGTTCGACGCGGTCGGGGGTGCCAACGCTGGCGCGGTGACACTCGACCCCGACGGCAGCTTCACCGCCGAAGTCCTGGTCAAGCCCGGCTACACGGGCGAGCCCGCCATCGGTAACTACGGCATCTACTCCTACGGAGGATCCGGCGCGACAGTCGCCGCGTTCGAGACCTACACGCCGATCTCATTCGCGGCAGCCGTCAGCACCGCCACGACAATCACCGTCACGCCGAGCACCCTCGTCGAGGGCGGCACCGCGACACTCAGCGCGCAGGTCTCCCCGGTCGCCGCGGGTTCGGTTGTCTTCACGAGCGGCGCATCCACCCTCGCCACAGTGCCGACCAACCTCTCCGGCGTCGCGACCTTCGATGTCGCCCCGCTGCCGGTCGGTGACGTCAGCTACACCGCGACGTTCGTGCCGAACAGCGTGCTGCTGTTCTCCGGCTCCGCCGACACGGAGGCCGTGACCATCGCGCCGAAGACCGTCGGCGCGGGTTCCCTCAGCTGGGGCATCAAGCAGTCGTTCCGGGATTACGTCACCGGCACAATCGCCAAGGGATCCATCCTCACCACCGGGGTCACCTCGACCGGCGGCTCATTCGGCTTCGGCCAGACGACCGGCGGAACGTGGACCGAGCTCACCGGCCTCGGCAGCTCGAACTACTCCGGATCCGTGCGCTTCATCGGCCACAACGGCCTGCTCGACGTGAGCATCGCGAACCCCACCGTGCGCATCGAGAGCGCGTCGAGCGCAACGCTACTGGTGAGCGTCAACGGTGGGCAGCCCATCGAGTTCGCGACGATGGACCTGAGTGCGGGCATCCGCTCGACACCGAACAACGCGGTGCGCTACGCCGAGGTTCCCGCCGTGCTGACCGCCGCCGGTGCCGCCGTCTTCGCCTACAACGGCCAGGCCTTCTACCCGGCCGGCACGGCGATCGACCCGCTCAGCTTCACGATCGGCACCGCGGGCACCACACCCGTGCCGCCGACCGCCGTCACCCCGAAGATCACGCTGGCCACCTCTCCCGCCTCGAGCGTCTTCGTGGGCAAGCCCGTCACGCTTCGCGCCTCGGTTGCGCCGACCGCGGCCGGAATCGTGTACTTCCGCAACGGCTCCACCGCCCTCGGCTCGGCCGCGGTCAACGCGTCCGGCCTCGCGACTCTCACGCTGCCGTCGCTTGCGGCAGGCAGCTACAGCTTCACCGCCGCGTTCGCCCCAACCGATGTCGAGCGATTTACGACCGCCAGCTCTTCGGCTATCGGTTTCACGGTCAACAAGCTCGTCGTGTCCCAGCCGGGTTCGCTCACCTGGGGCGTCAAGGCGAGCCTGCGCGACTACGTGCTGGGCGGCGGCTCGATCGCCACCTCGGCGGGCGCCGGGACATCCGGTGGCGCATTCATCTTCCCGCAGGCGGGTGGCACGTTCGATCACGCGACAGCGACCGGTTCGGCCGGCTACTCCGGTCGCGTCACCTTCGACTACCCCGCGCACAAGTTCTCGATCGGCCTGTCGAACCCGCGCGTTGCGATCACCTCGGCTTCCAACGGACTTCTGATTGCGGATGTCACGTTCAACGGTTCCACGACGAGCGGCGTCACGTTCGCCAACCTCCGTTTCGGCGCCGCCAACCACACGACCGTCGGCGCGACCACCACGTTCAGCAACGTGACCGCGTCGCTGACCGCGGCGGGTGCCGCGACCTTCGCCGGCTTCTACCAGGCTGGTGACGCCCTCGACCCGATGAGCTTCGTGATCGGAAAGGCGTCCTCAGGGTTTTCCGGTTCGTCGCAGGACTCTGAGGAAGAGGAGTGGGTCGCCCCGCTCACGCCGCCCGCCACGACCGGCATCGAGTCCGCCTCCTCGGAATACGAAGTCGGCGCAACCTTCACCGGCCGCGCCTCCGGGTTCCAGCCCAACGAGGAGGACATCCGGGTCGTTCTGTACTCGACGCCGGTGATCCTGGCCGAGGGCATCGTTGCGGATCCCGCGGGTGTGGTGCGTTGGTCCGGCACGCTTCCGGCAGGCCTTGAGGGTGAGCATACGGTGACGTTCCAGGGGTCGGTGAGCCGGGGCATCCCGATCACCATCACGGCACCCGAGGTCACCACGCTCGAGGGTTGCGACGTGCAGGATGCCGCAATCACCTGGGGCTTCAAGGAGTCGTTCCGCTCGTACATCAGCGGCTCGATCGCGAACGGCGAGTGGACTGTCGCCGATGGCGCCACGTACGCCGTGCCCAACTTCGGCTTCGCGGACGGCACCGGCATCTACAACGCGGGCTCCGGCGGGGGGCTCGTCACCTTCGAGGGGTCGATCCGCTTCACCGGTCACGACGGCCTGCTCGACACCACGGTGAGCAACCCGCAGTTCAAACTGATCTCCGCTTCGTCGGCGGTCCTGTTGCTCGACATCTCCGGCGAGACGCAGGATGGCGCGACCGTCGATGCCGCCGGCGTCGAGTTCGTCACGCTCGACCTGGCTGCCGCAACGGTCACGAACGAGAACGGGATCGTGACCATCACGGACGCACCCACCGAGCTCACCACCGCCGGATCCGACGCGTTCGGCACCTACGACGCCGGGGAGCCGTTCGACGCGCTGACCGTGTCGTTCTCGACTCCGGCCGACTGTGCAGTGGCTGCTCCCGCCGAGCCGAGCACTGTGGAGGACGGCCCGATCACGGACGATGCCCCGAACTTGTCCTGGCTGCTGTGGCTGATCGTCCCGTTCGTGCTGATCGGCGGGATCGTGGTGCCGATGGTTGTGTGGCGTCGTCGCCAGCTGAAGCAGAGGTGA
- a CDS encoding GNAT family N-acetyltransferase codes for MPECSVSRKMWADLSLTELYSILKLRTDVFFVEQKIDEEELDWRDAEPTTEHWWIAGEGNATASYLRTIVDAEPEHLDAVRLIGRVVTDPASRGQGLSSVLLKAVIETYGHEPMLLHAQEYIAPLYAKFGFEAFGDVFVEAGIPHISMYRAATS; via the coding sequence ATGCCCGAATGTTCCGTATCCCGCAAGATGTGGGCTGATCTCAGCCTGACCGAGCTCTACTCGATTCTCAAACTGCGAACGGATGTGTTCTTCGTCGAGCAGAAGATCGATGAGGAGGAACTCGACTGGCGCGACGCCGAGCCGACCACCGAGCACTGGTGGATCGCCGGGGAGGGCAACGCCACGGCGTCCTACCTGCGCACGATCGTCGACGCCGAGCCGGAGCACCTCGACGCCGTGCGTCTCATCGGGCGCGTCGTCACCGATCCCGCGAGCCGGGGCCAGGGTCTCTCGAGCGTCCTATTGAAGGCGGTCATCGAGACGTACGGCCACGAGCCGATGCTGCTGCATGCCCAGGAGTACATCGCGCCGCTCTACGCGAAGTTCGGCTTCGAAGCGTTCGGTGACGTGTTCGTCGAGGCGGGCATCCCGCACATCTCCATGTACCGAGCCGCGACTTCTTAG
- the msrB gene encoding peptide-methionine (R)-S-oxide reductase MsrB: MTYKVEKTEDEWRAELGPEQYAVLREAGTERAWTGELLDESRAGTYTCAACNAELFKSGTKFDSGCGWPSFYESVNPDAVELIVDNSLGMERTEVRCATCGSHLGHVFPDGFGTPTGDRYCMNSLSLDFKEN, encoded by the coding sequence ATGACGTACAAGGTCGAGAAGACTGAAGATGAGTGGCGTGCCGAGCTCGGCCCCGAGCAGTACGCGGTTCTTCGCGAGGCCGGCACCGAGCGCGCCTGGACCGGCGAGCTGCTCGACGAGAGCCGCGCCGGCACCTACACGTGTGCGGCCTGCAACGCCGAACTCTTCAAGAGCGGCACCAAATTCGATTCGGGATGCGGCTGGCCCAGCTTCTACGAGTCGGTGAACCCTGACGCTGTCGAGCTCATCGTCGACAACTCGCTCGGCATGGAGCGCACCGAGGTGCGTTGTGCCACGTGCGGTTCGCACCTCGGCCACGTGTTCCCCGATGGCTTCGGCACCCCGACCGGTGACCGCTACTGCATGAACTCGCTCTCCCTCGACTTCAAGGAAAACTGA
- a CDS encoding nitroreductase family protein: MSILDAVRNRQSYSKVTEVAPTHEELLPLVAAAASVADHGSMRPWRLIELRGDDRLALGAALAASAGVDGKEAAKLGEKPLRASLLIAVVGVYKPSFKVPEWEQEAVASGVAHTLSLLLDDAGWGVFWRTGIHTRSKPVAKMHGLAHNEKLLGWLYVGGKPEKRKPEKKDKFNPSRAISPL; the protein is encoded by the coding sequence TTGTCGATTCTCGACGCCGTTCGTAACCGCCAGTCGTACTCCAAGGTCACCGAGGTCGCGCCGACCCACGAGGAGCTGCTGCCCCTCGTGGCCGCCGCCGCTTCCGTTGCCGATCACGGGTCGATGCGTCCGTGGCGTCTTATTGAGCTGCGCGGTGACGATCGTCTGGCTCTCGGAGCGGCACTCGCTGCCTCTGCCGGGGTCGACGGCAAGGAGGCCGCGAAGCTCGGCGAGAAGCCGCTGCGCGCATCCCTTCTTATTGCGGTCGTCGGCGTCTACAAGCCGTCGTTCAAGGTGCCGGAGTGGGAGCAGGAGGCAGTGGCATCCGGAGTCGCTCACACGCTCTCACTGCTGCTGGATGACGCGGGCTGGGGCGTGTTCTGGCGCACCGGCATCCACACGCGCTCGAAGCCGGTTGCCAAGATGCACGGGCTGGCGCACAACGAGAAGCTGCTCGGCTGGCTCTATGTCGGCGGCAAGCCGGAGAAGCGCAAGCCGGAGAAGAAGGACAAGTTCAACCCGTCGCGGGCTATTTCGCCGCTGTAA
- a CDS encoding DMT family transporter, which produces MSSSLTDHHIPTRGAVALGVALAVVFGAGVATQSRINGELGRQLGDGYLAAVISFGGGLVILFIAMLFMPTGRAGFRTITGLLRRREVPWYYVAGGAAGAFLVLSQGLAAAILGVALFTVAIVSGQTLSGLIIDRRGLGTMRPKALTATRVVGSVLTLIAVGIAVSAQVVGDIPLWMLVMPFIAGIGIGWQQAVNGQVRVHSGSALTATFNNFVVGFTVLVIAALIHASIAGWPTEAPTDWWLYLGGPIGVIFIAGAAIVVRTTGVLLLGLGTIAGQLVTSLLLDVIVPPEGHEVVATTVLGTLLTLVAVAIAALPSRRVTAAK; this is translated from the coding sequence ATGTCATCTTCCCTTACCGATCACCACATTCCGACGCGCGGCGCCGTCGCCCTCGGCGTGGCGCTCGCCGTCGTGTTCGGCGCGGGCGTCGCCACCCAGTCCCGCATCAACGGCGAGCTCGGACGCCAGCTCGGCGACGGCTACCTCGCAGCGGTGATTTCGTTCGGCGGGGGACTCGTCATCCTCTTCATCGCGATGCTGTTCATGCCGACCGGGCGAGCGGGATTCCGCACCATCACCGGTCTGCTGCGCCGCCGCGAAGTGCCCTGGTACTACGTCGCCGGTGGAGCGGCCGGCGCGTTCCTCGTGCTGTCGCAGGGGCTCGCCGCCGCCATCCTCGGGGTTGCCCTCTTCACCGTCGCCATCGTGTCCGGCCAGACCCTCAGCGGCCTCATCATTGACCGCCGCGGGCTCGGCACCATGCGCCCCAAAGCGCTCACCGCCACGCGCGTCGTCGGGTCAGTGCTCACGCTGATCGCGGTCGGCATCGCGGTGTCGGCGCAGGTCGTCGGCGACATCCCGCTCTGGATGCTCGTGATGCCCTTCATCGCCGGCATCGGCATCGGCTGGCAGCAGGCCGTCAACGGGCAGGTGCGGGTGCACTCCGGATCCGCGCTCACCGCCACGTTCAACAATTTCGTCGTCGGCTTCACCGTGCTCGTCATTGCGGCGCTGATCCACGCGAGCATCGCGGGCTGGCCGACCGAAGCACCGACCGACTGGTGGCTCTACCTCGGCGGACCCATCGGCGTCATCTTCATCGCCGGCGCCGCCATCGTCGTGCGCACCACCGGCGTGCTGCTGCTCGGACTCGGCACCATCGCCGGCCAGCTCGTCACCAGCCTGTTGCTCGACGTCATCGTGCCGCCGGAGGGCCACGAGGTCGTCGCGACCACCGTGCTCGGCACGCTGCTCACCCTCGTCGCCGTCGCGATCGCGGCGCTGCCCAGCAGAAGAGTTACAGCGGCGAAATAG